A stretch of Paenibacillus peoriae DNA encodes these proteins:
- the narH gene encoding nitrate reductase subunit beta, whose amino-acid sequence MRIKAQVAMVMNLDKCIGCHTCSVTCKNTWTNRPGTEYMWYNNVETRPGPGYPRAWEDLRKFKGGWVLRNGKLALRAGGPITKLANIFYNPNMASLDNFYEPWTYDYDNLIHSPKRKHLPVARPVSLITGEYMDKPEWGPNWDDDLAGGSEIVPLDPNVKQLQEQIAMEYEKTFMMYLPRICEHCLNPSCVASCPSGALYKREEDGIVLVDQDACRGWRFCTNGCPYHKVYYNWNTHKAEKCNFCYPRTEAGMATICSETCVGRIRYIGVVFYDADRAKAAASVENPQDLYESQLSVFLDPFEPEVIKEARRSGINDSWIDAAQRSPIYKLAMKWKVALPLHPEYRTLPMVWYVPPLSPIMNHIEEDELQTDHYIPAVDQMRIPMEYLASLLTAGDTSVIRRVLLKMTAMRVHRRQQAVGGMDDLRHSQLLGEAGITVEEIEEMTRLFAVAKYNERFVIPTARREMDGAKELHYKQGACSIESITPSSAVTSHLFAREDMDDGT is encoded by the coding sequence TTGAGGATTAAAGCGCAAGTCGCCATGGTCATGAACTTGGACAAATGCATCGGCTGCCATACCTGTTCGGTGACCTGCAAGAACACGTGGACCAATCGGCCCGGAACGGAATACATGTGGTACAACAATGTGGAAACCCGGCCGGGTCCCGGTTACCCTCGGGCATGGGAAGACCTGAGGAAATTTAAAGGCGGGTGGGTTCTGCGCAACGGAAAGCTGGCACTCCGGGCGGGGGGGCCAATCACCAAACTGGCGAATATTTTTTACAATCCGAATATGGCCAGCCTGGACAACTTCTATGAGCCGTGGACCTATGATTACGATAACTTGATTCATAGCCCCAAGCGGAAGCATCTTCCGGTCGCGCGGCCTGTATCACTGATTACCGGAGAATATATGGACAAGCCGGAATGGGGCCCGAACTGGGATGACGACCTGGCTGGCGGGAGTGAGATCGTACCGCTGGACCCGAATGTCAAGCAGCTTCAGGAACAGATCGCCATGGAGTATGAGAAGACGTTCATGATGTACCTGCCCCGCATTTGCGAGCACTGTCTGAACCCTTCCTGCGTGGCTTCCTGTCCATCCGGAGCTCTGTACAAGCGGGAGGAGGATGGCATTGTACTTGTAGATCAAGACGCCTGTAGGGGGTGGAGATTCTGTACCAATGGCTGTCCCTACCACAAGGTATACTACAACTGGAATACGCACAAGGCGGAAAAATGCAATTTCTGCTACCCGCGGACAGAAGCGGGCATGGCCACGATTTGCTCGGAAACCTGTGTGGGCCGGATTCGCTATATCGGTGTCGTCTTCTATGACGCAGATCGAGCCAAGGCGGCAGCTTCCGTGGAGAATCCGCAGGATTTGTATGAATCCCAGCTTTCGGTGTTCCTTGACCCCTTCGAGCCGGAAGTGATCAAGGAGGCGAGAAGAAGCGGGATCAACGATTCCTGGATCGATGCGGCACAGCGCTCGCCGATCTACAAGCTTGCCATGAAGTGGAAGGTTGCTCTGCCACTTCATCCGGAATACCGCACGCTCCCTATGGTGTGGTATGTTCCACCGCTTAGCCCGATTATGAACCATATTGAAGAAGACGAGCTTCAGACCGATCACTATATTCCCGCCGTCGATCAAATGCGGATTCCAATGGAGTATCTGGCATCTCTGCTTACGGCAGGGGATACCTCCGTCATCCGTAGAGTGTTGCTTAAAATGACCGCCATGCGTGTACATAGGCGGCAGCAAGCCGTTGGCGGCATGGATGATCTCAGACACAGCCAGCTTTTGGGAGAGGCGGGAATTACAGTGGAGGAAATTGAAGAGATGACCCGATTGTTCGCTGTTGCCAAATATAACGAAAGGTTTGTGATCCCAACCGCTCGGAGGGAAATGGATGGCGCGAAAGAGCTTCATTACAAGCAGGGGGCCTGCAGCATCGAATCCATTACCCCGTCAAGCGCGGTCACGTCACATCTTTTCGCAAGGGAGGACATGGATGATGGAACATAA
- the narJ gene encoding nitrate reductase molybdenum cofactor assembly chaperone, with protein MMEHKPVLLAACARLLGYPCEDFQEMKEELLSAVQEEMKDNELASRFGQAAEAIFSVPPKELQEIYVWTFDWKEKTGLYLTAHELGDSRERGAALILLQHIVRDAGFMMPSGELCDFIPLLYELLAVRSDNVHVRALELRLAAATERIRKHLSEDSPYSELLNFLMTDVFEVPTEEEIRMLESKRESADLDELPYPILFGMDGTARSDSGLPVYKTCNGMGV; from the coding sequence ATGATGGAACATAAGCCCGTTTTGCTGGCGGCCTGCGCCAGATTGCTAGGATATCCCTGTGAGGATTTTCAGGAAATGAAGGAGGAACTGCTTTCAGCTGTCCAAGAGGAAATGAAAGATAATGAGCTGGCGAGCAGGTTTGGCCAGGCGGCCGAGGCTATCTTCTCGGTTCCTCCCAAGGAGCTTCAGGAAATTTATGTTTGGACGTTCGATTGGAAGGAAAAGACCGGACTCTATCTGACCGCTCATGAATTGGGTGACAGTCGGGAACGTGGGGCAGCTCTGATTTTGCTTCAGCATATTGTCCGGGATGCGGGCTTTATGATGCCGAGCGGGGAGCTGTGCGACTTCATTCCGCTGTTGTACGAGCTGCTGGCGGTAAGGTCCGACAATGTTCATGTACGCGCGCTTGAACTCCGGCTGGCCGCAGCCACAGAGCGGATTCGGAAGCATCTGTCTGAAGACAGTCCCTATTCCGAGTTGTTGAACTTTCTGATGACCGATGTTTTCGAGGTCCCTACGGAAGAAGAAATTCGCATGCTGGAGAGCAAGCGGGAGAGCGCCGATCTGGATGAACTGCCTTACCCTATCCTGTTTGGCATGGACGGTACGGCTCGTAGTGATTCAGGCTTACCTGTCTATAAAACGTGCAATGGAATGGGGGTATAA
- the narI gene encoding respiratory nitrate reductase subunit gamma — MTGIFWWVVFPYLTLAVMIVGLLYRFAFRQVSWTAPSTEIFEKRWLRIGSTVFHYGIIFAFVGHIMGVLIPRSVYHFFGISDETYHIFAIAGGGFAGLMVVIGLVLLLMRKILNRRVRAHAGFGDYFAVILVLIIAAIGTYMTIVYNTTVVAYEYRTTIGPWFRSLFTFNPQYGLMHMVPFVFQLHIILAFLLFASIPFTHLVHMFSFPARYPARSPQQYRSRNSYRKRERT; from the coding sequence ATGACTGGTATCTTTTGGTGGGTCGTGTTTCCCTATCTTACCTTGGCGGTGATGATCGTCGGCTTGCTCTATCGGTTTGCTTTTCGTCAGGTCAGCTGGACGGCGCCTTCTACGGAGATTTTTGAAAAAAGATGGCTCAGAATCGGTTCGACTGTGTTCCATTACGGGATCATTTTCGCGTTTGTTGGCCATATCATGGGTGTGTTGATCCCGCGCAGTGTTTATCATTTCTTCGGCATATCCGATGAGACCTATCATATATTTGCGATCGCGGGGGGCGGCTTTGCCGGTCTGATGGTCGTCATCGGTCTGGTTCTTCTGCTTATGCGCAAAATCCTTAACCGTCGGGTAAGGGCCCATGCGGGTTTTGGTGATTATTTTGCAGTGATTTTAGTCCTGATCATCGCAGCCATCGGTACCTATATGACCATCGTGTATAATACGACTGTGGTGGCCTATGAATACCGTACGACCATCGGGCCTTGGTTTCGCAGCCTGTTCACCTTTAATCCGCAATACGGGTTGATGCACATGGTTCCTTTCGTGTTTCAGCTTCACATCATCCTGGCGTTTCTTCTGTTCGCTTCCATTCCGTTTACCCATCTGGTCCATATGTTTTCTTTTCCCGCACGTTATCCGGCAAGATCTCCGCAGCAGTACCGTTCCAGAAACAGTTACCGGAAACGGGAGAGAACCTGA
- a CDS encoding sucrose-specific PTS transporter subunit IIBC, whose product MDYKQVAADILDALGGKENITAAAHCATRLRLVLEDESLLDQKALDQMDVVKGTFSIAGQYQIILGAGIVNNVYGEFAKLTGLGEMSTGDVKTAGAAKMNPLQRLVKALSDIFVPIIPAIVAGGLLMGINNVLTASNLFGPRSLVEMYPGIADWASIINLFANAPFVFLPILIGFSATRKFGGNPYLGAALAMIMVHPDLLNGYSYGQALVDGTVPTWQLFGFSIEKVGYQGTVLPVLAVSYILSVIEKNLRKVIPSYLDNLLTPLLSVLVTGLLTFAVVGPVLRAAGNGLTDGLFWLYDTTGFIGGGIFGFFYSSIAITGMHHSFLAVDTQLLSDVAKTGGSFLLPIASMANIAQGAATLAVFLITRNSKTKSIASAAGISALLGITEPAMFGINLKLRYPFIAAMIGSGLASAYIAYAHVLSISMGPAALPGIIAIRPQSIADFCIGMGISSLVTFLITLLWGKRKNASASGETSNEAADRP is encoded by the coding sequence ATGGATTACAAGCAAGTTGCAGCTGACATCCTGGATGCCCTGGGAGGTAAGGAAAACATAACGGCAGCTGCTCATTGTGCGACGCGATTGCGGCTCGTTCTTGAAGATGAATCTTTGCTTGATCAAAAAGCGCTTGATCAAATGGACGTTGTTAAAGGGACTTTTTCTATAGCAGGGCAATATCAAATTATCCTTGGAGCCGGGATTGTAAATAACGTGTATGGCGAGTTCGCCAAACTTACGGGTCTCGGAGAAATGTCCACCGGCGATGTAAAGACGGCAGGAGCAGCTAAAATGAATCCGCTTCAACGACTTGTGAAAGCACTTTCCGACATTTTTGTTCCGATCATTCCGGCGATTGTTGCCGGGGGTCTATTAATGGGGATCAACAACGTTCTGACTGCCAGCAATCTGTTTGGTCCCAGGTCTCTGGTCGAGATGTACCCTGGTATTGCCGATTGGGCAAGCATTATTAATTTATTCGCCAACGCTCCATTTGTTTTCCTTCCCATCCTGATCGGCTTCTCGGCCACTCGCAAGTTTGGTGGAAATCCTTATTTGGGTGCGGCGCTGGCCATGATTATGGTTCATCCCGATCTGCTTAATGGTTACAGCTACGGCCAGGCACTTGTAGATGGGACAGTACCCACCTGGCAACTGTTCGGTTTCTCAATCGAAAAGGTTGGCTATCAGGGAACGGTTCTGCCAGTACTGGCCGTATCCTATATTTTATCGGTAATCGAGAAAAATTTGCGAAAGGTAATTCCATCTTATCTTGATAATCTGTTGACTCCCTTGCTGTCTGTCCTCGTTACCGGCCTCTTGACCTTTGCTGTTGTTGGACCGGTCCTTCGCGCCGCGGGCAACGGACTGACAGATGGTCTCTTCTGGCTCTATGATACGACGGGTTTCATTGGAGGAGGTATTTTCGGTTTTTTCTATTCTTCGATTGCCATAACGGGAATGCATCACAGTTTCCTCGCTGTGGATACCCAACTATTGTCGGACGTTGCTAAGACGGGCGGATCCTTCTTGCTTCCGATTGCCTCGATGGCGAATATCGCTCAGGGCGCGGCTACGCTGGCCGTCTTTCTCATCACACGCAACAGCAAGACGAAGAGTATCGCCTCAGCTGCCGGCATATCCGCGCTGCTCGGTATTACCGAACCTGCAATGTTCGGAATCAACCTGAAGCTTCGCTACCCGTTCATTGCTGCGATGATCGGTTCCGGCCTGGCTTCCGCCTATATTGCTTACGCACATGTGCTGTCCATTTCGATGGGACCGGCGGCGCTACCCGGTATTATCGCAATCCGCCCACAGTCCATCGCTGATTTCTGTATCGGCATGGGCATCAGCTCTCTGGTTACGTTTCTCATCACCCTGCTCTGGGGCAAGCGGAAAAATGCGTCAGCCTCAGGGGAGACTTCAAACGAAGCAGCGGATCGACCGTAA
- a CDS encoding GH32 C-terminal domain-containing protein, with the protein METGRERFADGKISNDTLSPAGFAGSRYELIIEFNNVDAVEYGIRLRTGEAEGTNLVCNTRESRLMLDRTLSGRPIAEEFGTVRSCKLNPLAVKLHLFMDTSSVEVFVDDGREVNSH; encoded by the coding sequence GTGGAGACGGGAAGGGAAAGGTTCGCGGACGGGAAAATTTCAAACGATACGCTTAGTCCGGCCGGTTTTGCCGGCTCACGTTACGAGCTGATAATAGAATTCAATAATGTAGACGCCGTCGAATATGGTATTAGACTGAGAACAGGAGAAGCAGAAGGGACGAATCTGGTATGCAACACCAGGGAATCTAGGCTTATGCTGGATCGAACGCTGTCCGGAAGGCCGATTGCAGAAGAATTTGGTACGGTCCGAAGCTGCAAGCTGAATCCTTTGGCTGTCAAGCTGCATTTGTTTATGGATACATCATCTGTAGAAGTGTTCGTAGATGATGGCCGCGAGGTCAATAGCCATTAA
- a CDS encoding PTS sugar transporter subunit IIA — MMAARSIAIKPREGKVYAPFDGIVAHAFGRSNHALLLEHASGIQLLIYVGINTVSLKGRGFTLRVQTGDKIKKGQLLEFDISEIEQAGFPVITPVLVPDDQEMVKSVETMEGAGVVDGVPLLRVHLK; from the coding sequence ATGATGGCCGCGAGGTCAATAGCCATTAAGCCCCGGGAAGGTAAAGTCTATGCGCCGTTTGACGGAATAGTAGCGCATGCGTTCGGCCGTAGTAATCACGCGCTGCTGCTGGAGCATGCTAGCGGTATTCAACTGCTGATTTACGTTGGCATTAATACGGTGTCGTTGAAGGGAAGAGGGTTTACCCTACGAGTTCAGACCGGTGACAAAATCAAGAAAGGACAGCTGCTGGAATTTGATATTTCCGAAATCGAGCAGGCGGGCTTTCCGGTGATCACACCGGTGTTGGTCCCGGACGACCAGGAAATGGTGAAATCGGTGGAGACGATGGAAGGCGCTGGGGTGGTAGACGGTGTCCCACTGCTTCGTGTTCACTTAAAATGA
- a CDS encoding alpha-galactosidase, producing the protein MGIHYDEKRMVFHLQTPGSSYCIQIVRDGYLGHLYWGRRIAIYQDSVPFDFIDRGFSPNPDPADRRFSLDNLPQEYPGYGNGDFGIPAYQVGQSNGSEICDFRYQTHRIFAGKPKLPGLPATYIEREDEADTLELVLEDALTGLRATLIYTVFNKYDAIARSVRFDHTGSDNLVLLRALSASIDFRDDEYDMLTFYGTHTNERNIARRPLMPGIQNAESRRGASSPQQNPFLALLRPGADEDNGEVYALNLVYSGNFIAQAEVQQYRTTRLSIGINPFGFSWQLAPGESFQTPETVMVYSAQGLGGMSRVFNRLYRTRLSRGKFRDAERPILINNWEATYFDFNADKIEAIAREGKELGMELFVLDDGWFGKRDNDLSSLGDWTVDRRKLPEGLDNLARRITGMGMQFGLWFEPEMVSPDSELYRRHPDWCLHVTDRPHTVGRNQLVLDLSRRDVCDYIVGALSDVLSSAPITYVKWDMNRHLTEIGSALLPAERQRETGHRYILGLYRVLDELTSVFPDVLFESCSSGGGRYDPGMLYYMPQTWTSDNTDAISRLKIQYGNSMVYPAVSMGAHVSGVPNHQVNRVTPLDTRGHVAMSGNLGYELDLTKMSPQEKIEIKSQVALYKAIRPLIQFGEFYRILSPFEGNEVAWAFVSDDQSEAVLAFFRVLSQPGERVPILKCKGLNSRYLYRHHETGKIYGGDELMYAGLTLPRIKGDFISLFWRFSKIDEQ; encoded by the coding sequence ATGGGCATTCATTACGATGAGAAACGCATGGTATTTCACCTGCAAACCCCCGGTTCCAGCTACTGCATTCAGATTGTTCGCGACGGCTACCTTGGGCATTTATACTGGGGACGACGAATCGCCATCTACCAGGATTCTGTACCTTTTGATTTTATCGATCGGGGCTTTTCGCCGAATCCTGACCCTGCTGACCGAAGGTTCTCCTTGGACAACCTTCCGCAGGAGTATCCGGGTTACGGGAACGGCGATTTTGGCATACCCGCCTATCAGGTCGGCCAGTCTAATGGATCTGAAATCTGTGATTTCCGTTACCAGACTCATCGGATATTCGCCGGCAAGCCAAAGCTTCCAGGTCTTCCTGCCACTTACATCGAGAGGGAGGACGAAGCGGATACGCTGGAGCTTGTGCTTGAAGATGCACTGACCGGTCTGCGTGCTACCTTAATTTATACTGTCTTTAACAAATACGACGCCATCGCTCGGTCGGTTCGTTTCGACCATACCGGCTCCGACAATCTGGTCCTTCTTCGCGCGCTCAGCGCCAGTATCGATTTCAGAGATGACGAGTATGACATGTTGACCTTCTACGGTACGCATACCAATGAGCGAAATATTGCGCGGAGACCCCTTATGCCCGGCATCCAGAATGCGGAAAGCCGGCGAGGTGCCAGCAGTCCCCAGCAGAATCCGTTTCTGGCCCTGCTTCGTCCTGGCGCTGATGAAGACAATGGCGAGGTATACGCGCTCAATCTCGTTTACAGCGGAAACTTCATAGCCCAGGCCGAGGTTCAGCAGTACCGGACTACTCGGTTGTCGATCGGCATCAATCCGTTTGGCTTCTCCTGGCAGTTGGCTCCCGGAGAAAGCTTTCAAACGCCCGAGACCGTCATGGTATACTCTGCACAAGGCTTGGGCGGGATGTCCCGCGTCTTTAATAGGCTCTACCGCACGCGGCTCAGTCGCGGCAAATTTCGTGACGCCGAACGGCCGATTCTAATTAATAACTGGGAGGCCACCTACTTTGACTTTAACGCCGACAAGATCGAAGCGATCGCCCGCGAAGGGAAAGAACTTGGTATGGAGCTCTTTGTCCTGGACGACGGTTGGTTCGGCAAGCGGGACAATGATTTGAGTTCCCTGGGCGACTGGACCGTTGACCGTCGCAAGCTTCCGGAGGGGCTGGACAATCTGGCCCGGCGGATAACCGGAATGGGCATGCAGTTCGGTCTGTGGTTCGAACCGGAGATGGTCTCACCGGACAGCGAACTCTACCGGCGCCATCCCGACTGGTGTCTTCATGTGACGGATCGTCCCCACACGGTGGGGCGGAATCAGCTTGTTCTCGATCTGTCGCGGCGGGATGTATGCGACTATATTGTTGGAGCGCTGTCCGATGTTCTGTCTTCCGCACCGATTACTTATGTCAAATGGGACATGAACCGCCATTTGACGGAGATCGGCTCTGCCCTGCTTCCGGCGGAGCGCCAGCGCGAAACGGGACACCGGTATATCCTCGGTCTGTACAGGGTATTGGACGAGCTCACTTCCGTCTTTCCGGATGTACTGTTCGAGAGCTGTTCCAGCGGAGGAGGGCGCTATGATCCCGGCATGCTCTATTACATGCCGCAAACGTGGACAAGCGACAATACCGATGCGATCAGTCGGCTAAAAATCCAGTACGGCAACAGTATGGTCTATCCGGCTGTGTCTATGGGCGCTCATGTTTCGGGTGTACCGAATCATCAAGTCAACCGGGTTACTCCTCTTGACACCCGAGGACATGTCGCGATGTCGGGAAACCTTGGCTACGAACTCGATCTTACCAAGATGTCGCCGCAGGAAAAGATAGAGATCAAGTCCCAAGTTGCGCTATATAAAGCAATTCGCCCCCTTATCCAATTCGGAGAATTTTATCGCATTTTAAGTCCGTTCGAGGGCAACGAGGTGGCCTGGGCCTTTGTTTCTGATGACCAGAGCGAAGCTGTACTTGCTTTCTTCCGAGTGCTGAGCCAGCCGGGTGAAAGGGTGCCTATTCTGAAATGCAAAGGATTGAATTCGCGTTACCTGTACCGCCATCACGAAACTGGAAAGATATACGGAGGTGACGAGCTGATGTACGCCGGTTTGACACTTCCAAGAATAAAAGGGGATTTTATCAGCCTGTTCTGGCGGTTTAGTAAGATCGACGAGCAATGA
- a CDS encoding helix-turn-helix transcriptional regulator, giving the protein MNHGEGNGKEKQSSISFHFITPMPYILLKGAGYELITSHDYIWDGRNRTGDHCVLQYTLNGRGEIETGGRRHSLEPGDAFLADVPGDHIYRLPSDSPRWEVLYFELSHLALHLLQEWLDISGYIFRIEPGTDLEHLLWVTYREAIENSYRDMYQCSRAAYSLAMSLASHLVTLASSVPLPPIVERCKTFIDSNLHRSIGLQDMAEVSGCSKFHLTREFERKLGLSPGRYLTRMRLERAAALLLEPANLTLEQVAEQSGFSNANYFGKVFRKYTGMAPGEFRMEGDLYQIRRLIRSDQ; this is encoded by the coding sequence GTGAATCATGGGGAGGGAAACGGGAAAGAGAAGCAGTCCTCGATATCTTTTCACTTTATAACACCTATGCCCTATATCTTGTTAAAAGGTGCTGGATATGAGCTGATTACTTCGCATGATTATATCTGGGATGGACGGAACCGTACCGGAGACCATTGTGTGCTTCAATATACATTGAATGGTCGCGGTGAGATTGAAACGGGGGGGAGGAGACATTCCCTCGAGCCGGGGGATGCTTTTCTGGCTGATGTTCCGGGCGACCATATCTACCGTCTCCCCTCTGATTCTCCCAGATGGGAAGTGCTTTACTTCGAACTGTCACACTTGGCGCTGCATCTCCTCCAGGAATGGCTGGACATAAGCGGCTACATTTTCCGGATTGAGCCGGGGACCGATTTGGAGCATCTCCTGTGGGTGACTTATCGGGAAGCTATTGAGAACAGCTACCGCGATATGTATCAGTGCTCACGGGCTGCTTATTCACTGGCCATGTCACTGGCGAGTCATCTTGTCACTCTTGCCAGCAGCGTCCCATTGCCTCCGATTGTAGAACGCTGTAAGACCTTCATTGACAGTAATCTGCATCGGAGCATTGGCCTTCAGGACATGGCGGAGGTCTCCGGATGTTCTAAATTTCATCTCACCCGTGAGTTTGAGCGCAAGCTTGGCCTCTCTCCCGGCCGCTATTTAACTCGTATGAGGTTGGAAAGAGCGGCTGCTCTTCTGCTGGAGCCCGCAAATCTGACATTGGAGCAGGTGGCGGAACAGTCCGGTTTCTCGAATGCGAATTATTTCGGCAAAGTGTTCCGAAAGTATACAGGAATGGCTCCAGGCGAATTCCGCATGGAGGGCGATTTGTATCAAATTCGGCGGTTGATCCGGAGTGATCAATGA
- a CDS encoding LacI family DNA-binding transcriptional regulator, producing MPSIRDVAKIAGVAVGTVSRVINNSGSVKPDTRRKVEKAIQELNYFPNEVARNFKMRKSKMVALLLPSIWHPFFSELAYYIEDELDREGFKLMLCNSGGKPEKELYYLDMLRQNKVAGIVGITYNDIENSVSNDIPILSIDRHFNKKITCVTSDNYEGGRLALRELVKAGAQKPAFIGSVTSIFSETMNRRKGFIDEAKKLGVDHVVYEKPDPIVDDEAYFGEFLSKHRDVDGIFAITDMFAAKYIERAGRQGIRVPEDVKVIGYDGIQDHRYFHPILSTIRQPVEEMARLTIRLLYQKMDGITLDQQVYRLPVIFRQGETT from the coding sequence ATGCCAAGTATTAGAGATGTAGCTAAGATAGCTGGTGTTGCTGTGGGAACGGTGTCCCGCGTTATTAATAACTCGGGCTCTGTAAAACCAGATACACGAAGGAAAGTGGAGAAAGCTATACAAGAACTGAATTATTTTCCTAATGAAGTCGCTCGAAATTTTAAAATGAGGAAATCCAAGATGGTAGCCTTGCTGCTTCCAAGTATCTGGCATCCTTTTTTTTCTGAACTGGCTTATTACATTGAGGATGAGTTAGATCGGGAAGGCTTTAAGCTCATGTTATGTAATAGCGGCGGCAAGCCAGAAAAGGAACTGTATTACCTGGATATGCTACGTCAAAACAAAGTGGCTGGTATTGTCGGCATTACTTACAATGATATAGAAAATAGCGTAAGCAATGACATTCCGATTCTAAGTATTGACAGACATTTCAACAAAAAAATCACTTGTGTGACCTCAGATAATTATGAGGGAGGCCGTCTAGCTTTGAGGGAACTTGTTAAGGCAGGGGCCCAAAAACCGGCCTTTATAGGAAGTGTAACTTCAATTTTTAGTGAAACCATGAATCGAAGAAAAGGTTTCATTGATGAGGCGAAAAAATTGGGTGTAGACCATGTTGTATACGAGAAACCAGATCCTATTGTGGACGACGAAGCCTATTTTGGCGAATTTCTATCTAAGCATCGGGATGTGGATGGCATTTTCGCTATTACCGATATGTTTGCCGCCAAATATATAGAAAGAGCAGGTAGGCAGGGTATTCGAGTTCCAGAAGATGTAAAGGTCATCGGTTATGACGGCATTCAGGATCATCGTTATTTTCATCCGATATTGTCTACAATTAGGCAGCCAGTGGAGGAGATGGCACGTCTGACAATCAGACTACTGTATCAAAAGATGGATGGTATAACTTTAGATCAGCAAGTGTATCGTCTCCCCGTTATCTTCAGGCAAGGCGAAACGACATGA
- a CDS encoding ABC transporter permease: protein MVDSRTSEWDHSTIKPNRKIWNQIKRDYELYLFLLPIIIIYLVFKYYPMYGIQIAFKDFSPSRGIWGSEWVGFKHFIDFFDSYNFWTIMTNTLTLSVLSLVFSFPAPIIIAIMLNQMLAKRYKKIVQTVIYAPHFISTVVLVGMLNVFLSPNSGIVNHIITWFGGDPIMFLADEGWFRPLYILSGVWQETGFATIIYLAALAGVNPELHEAAIMDGASKWKRVMHVDIPSILPTIVILLILALGNIMGIGFEKAFLMQNDLNYATSNIIPTYVYEIGIQKAQYSFSTAVGLFNSVVNIILIVTVNRIAKKLTETSLW from the coding sequence ATGGTGGATTCAAGAACTAGTGAGTGGGATCATTCTACGATCAAGCCAAATCGCAAAATATGGAACCAGATCAAACGTGACTATGAACTATATCTGTTTTTGCTGCCAATCATTATTATTTATCTCGTATTTAAGTACTATCCAATGTATGGAATACAAATTGCTTTTAAGGATTTTTCACCAAGTCGGGGAATCTGGGGAAGCGAGTGGGTAGGCTTTAAGCACTTTATTGATTTTTTCGATTCCTATAACTTCTGGACGATCATGACTAATACGCTTACACTCAGTGTTCTATCGCTTGTATTTAGCTTCCCAGCTCCGATTATTATAGCGATTATGCTCAATCAGATGCTGGCCAAGAGATACAAGAAAATTGTACAAACTGTAATTTATGCACCACACTTTATTTCGACCGTAGTGCTCGTCGGTATGCTTAATGTTTTTCTGTCTCCAAACAGCGGAATTGTGAATCACATCATCACTTGGTTTGGAGGGGACCCCATTATGTTCTTGGCCGACGAAGGGTGGTTCCGCCCTTTGTATATTTTATCAGGGGTTTGGCAAGAGACAGGTTTTGCTACCATCATTTACCTTGCTGCGCTGGCAGGGGTCAATCCAGAATTGCATGAAGCCGCGATCATGGATGGAGCAAGCAAATGGAAGCGCGTAATGCATGTGGATATTCCAAGCATTTTGCCGACGATCGTCATCTTATTGATTCTCGCACTCGGTAACATTATGGGTATCGGTTTTGAAAAGGCTTTCCTTATGCAGAACGATTTGAATTATGCCACCTCCAATATTATTCCGACCTATGTTTATGAAATCGGGATTCAAAAAGCACAATACAGCTTTTCTACAGCAGTTGGCCTATTTAATTCAGTTGTAAATATTATCCTGATAGTCACCGTCAACCGGATCGCAAAAAAATTGACAGAAACCAGCCTGTGGTAA